From Solibacillus sp. FSL W7-1464:
TCAATAAAAATATTTATGGTGAAGAGGTCGTTGTCGGCTGGTATAAACGTATCCGCAGCGAACGGAAATTTAACGGCATCGAAGCGTTGATTGAACAAATTGAATTGGACAAACAGCAGGCGATCGCTTATTTTGAACAACTGCGCTAAATAGTTGCGCATCCATAAACAATTATGGTACTATTCACTAGTACGAAATTCTCGTATGAACCTTAGCTCGGCTTTACGCAACTCCAGCGACTGCTGTGCTATTGGGGATATTTTAATTATTAGGAGGTCATTTAAAATGGCAATTACACAACAACGTAAAAACGAAATTATCGCTGAGTACCGCGTACACGAAACAGATACTGGTTCTCCAGAAGTACAAGTAGCTGTATTAACTGCGGAAATTAACGCTTTAAACGCTCACTTATCTACTCACAAAAAAGATTTCCACTCTCAACGCGGTCTTCTTAAAATGGTAGGTAAACGTCGTCATTTATTAAAATATTTACGTGAAAACGACGTAGCTCGTTACCGTGAATTAATTACTAAACTTGGATTACGTCGCTAATACGTCGATAGTCTGACAATAAAAAGCGGGATTTTTCCCGCTTTTTATTATGTTTGAAAAGATTTTGCTTTCCGAATCAATGGTGCGATGTTTAACTTCTTTGAGCAGGTGTCGATACGCCTGTTGAAAGAAGTTAAACCATTGCTGGAAAGCCAAAATATTTTATTGAATTTATCGATATTTAGATCAAAAAATTTAGCATAGAAAACGCTTTTTTGATACACTAACTATGGTACATAATATGATACGTAGAGTGTTTCAATAAGAAAGGGGTTCATTTAATGAACGAAAAAAAGGTCTTTTCGTATGAATGGGCAGGCCGTCCACTAGTAGTAGAAGTAGGACAGCTGGCAAAACAAGCAAACGGCGCTGCAATGATCCGCTACGGCGAAACAGCAGTTCTAGCTACGGCAACAATGTCAAAACAACCGAAAGCATTAGATTTCTTCCCGTTAACAGTTAACTTTGAAGAACGTCTTTATGCAGCAGGTAAAATCCCTGGTGGTTTCATTAAACGTGAAGGACGTCCATCAGAAGCGGCAGTATTAACTTCTCGTCTAATCGACCGTCCAATCCGTCCAATGTTCCCGGATGGTTTCCGTAATGAAGTACAATCAATTTTAATGGTTATGTCAAATGATTCAAACTGCCCTGCTGATGTAGCGGCAATGTTTGGTTCTTCATTATCATTGGCAATTTCCGATATTCCATTCGACGGACCGATTGCAGGTGTACATGTAGGATATATCGACGGAGAATTCGTTGTGAACCCGACTGTTGAACAATCGGCAAAATCGACTGTTCACTTAACAGTAGCCGGTAACAAAGACGCGATTAACATGGTAGAAGCAGGTGCTTTGGAAGTAACTGAAGATATTATGCTTGAAGCGATTATGTTCGGTCATGAAGAAATTAAAAAGTTAATTGCTTTCCAAGAGCAAATTATTGCTGAAGTCGGTAAAGAAAAACTAGAAGTAACATTATATGAATTGGATGCAGACTTAACAGCAGCGATCAAAGCTGAATGTGAAGCTGATATGAATACAGCGATCCAGACAGTGGACAAGCAATTACGCCAAGAAAATATTACAGCAGTAAAAACACGTGTTATCGAATCATATGAAGCTAAGGAAGCTGACGATGAGACGATGAAACAAGTGAATGCTATTTTAGATAAAATGGTTAAAGACGAAGTGCGTCGTCTAATTACAGAAGATAAAGTGCGTCCGGATGGTCGTAAACAAGATGAAATCCGTGCATTATCTTCTGAAGTGGATTTATTGCCACGTGCACACGGTTCAGCATTATTCACACGTGGACAAACGCAAGCATTATCAATTTGTACTTTAGGTGCTTTAGGTGACGTTCAAATTATTGACGGCTTAGGTATTGAAGAGTCAAAACGCTGGATGCACCACTATAACTTCCCTCAATTCTCAGTTGGGGAAACAGGCCGTTACGGTAGCCCGGGCCGTCGTGAAATCGGTCACGGTGCATTAGGTGAGCGTGCGATTTTAGCGGTAATGCCAACAGAAGAGGAATTCCCGTATGCAATCCGTTGCGTATCGGAAGTATTGGAATCAAACGGTTCTACTTCACAAGCATCGATCTGTGCATCAACAATGGCACTTATGGCTGCAGGTGTGCCAATTAAAGCACCGGTTGCAGGTATTGCAATGGGTCTTGTTAAAAAAGGCGAACACTATACAGTATTATCGGATATCCAAGGTATGGAAGACCACCTTGGTGACATGGACTTTAAAGTGGCAGGTACAGCTAAAGGTGTAACAGCACTTCAAATGGACATTAAAATCGATGGTCTGTCTCGTGATATTTTAGAAGAAGCGTTAACTCAGGCGAAAATCGGCCGTATGCACATTTTAGAGCATATGATGTCAACGATTTCAGAGTCTCGCACTTCATTATCACAATACGCACCAAAAATCGTTTCAATCAAAATTAATCCTGACAAAATCCGCGACGTAATCGGACCGGGTGGTAAAGTAATCAATAAAATTATTGATGAAACAGGCGTTAAAATTGATACAGAACAAGATGGTACAATTTACATCGCTTCAGCTGATGAAGCAATGATTAACCGTGCTAAAGAAATGATCGAATCAATCGTACGCGAAGCTAAAGTAGGCGAGTACTACATGGCAACAGTAAGACGCATTGAAAAATTCGGTGCTTTCTGTGAAATCTTCCCAGGCAAAGACGGCTTACTGCACATTTCTGAAATTCAGGAAGAACGTACGAAAGAAGTGGAAGACGTATTAAAACTTGGTGATGAATTACTTGTGAAATGTATCGAGATCGACAAGCAAGGTCGCGTAAACTTATCACGTAAAGTAGTAATCAAAGAAGAAAAAGAGCGCGCGGAACAAGGAAAATAATTGTTTCCAGGCGTTTATAAAAAGGGAGGTTGTACACTACTGTACAGCCTCTTTTTTAAATAACTTATGGAATGAATGCTAAGGGCGTCACATCGTGTGACAACGCGTTTGTGATCAATATCCTGTTGGCCACCGGGCATTTAGTTGGTAGCCATGCCCGCGGAAAGCATCCGCCGTAACGGAGCAGAACGGCTCAAAAAGAAAGTTTTTTTCATCCCCGACTATTGGTGAAGAGTCATACTACGATTTATTAAGTCATACTTATAGTTTACTAGCCGAAATAAAGGAGAAATTTATGGTACAAGTAATTACAGCAAAAAATGGCGTGCGCATCGTTACCGAGCAAATGCCGCATGTCCGGTCATTATCGGTCGGCATTTGGGTCAATGCAGGCTCACGCTATGAAACAAAAGAAGAAAATGGGATTACCCATTTCATCGAGCATATGCTATTCAAAGGAACAAAAAACCGTACAGCCCGTCAAATCGCGGAAGAGTTCGACCGCATCGGCGGAGAGATCAATGCCTTCACATCGAAGGAACATACATGCTATTACGCGAAAGTGCTGGATCATCGCGGGGAGCTCGCAATCGATATCTTGTCCGATATGTTCTTTAACTCCTTATTTGCAAAAGAAGAAATTGAACGCGAACGCCAAGTTGTCCTTGAAGAAATTTATATGAGCGAAGACGATCCGGCAGATGACGTCCACGAAAAATTATGGAGTGTCATGTTCCCGGAAGATGCGCTGGGCCGTCCGATTTTAGGAACACCGGAAACGCTGGCAACATTCGATGAAGAAATGATCCGAGGGTATATGGCGAAACATTACGGCCCTCAAAATGTAGTCATTTCGATTGCAGGGAATATTGAAGAGCATTTACTGGAAAAAGTGGAAGCATTATTCGGAAACTATGAAGCAAGTGAAGAATCAATAGTTTCAAAACCGTCTTATCCGGTATTTACACCAGGCGAAGTTGAAAAATTACGTGATACCGAACAGGCGCATATCGCCATTTCATTTCCGGCCATTGCGGTAAAAGATCCGAAAATGTACAGCTTTATTGCGTTGAATAATATTATCGGCGGCAATATGAGTTCACGACTGTTCCAGGAAATACGTGAAGAGCGCGGCTTGGCGTATTCTGTATTCAGCTACCAGTCGAGCTATGAAGATGTCGGGACGTTTACGATTTATGCGTCGGCATCAAAACAAAACCTGGATGCATTGAAGCAGCAGATTGACCAGACGTTATTTGACCTTGTGGCAGGAGGGGTAACGGAAACCGAGCTTGACAATGCGAAGGAGCAGCTAAAGGGCGGCTTCGTTTTAGGCCTTGAAGGAACGGAAGACTTTATGAACCGTAACGGAGTCAATGAACTGATCCATCAAAGTCATCGTTCAGTCGATGAAGTGCTGGCTAAAATCGATGCCATTTCGATGGAAACGATCGATGAGTTGATTACACAGATTCTATTATCCGAACCGGCCATTGCGATTATCGGACCGGAAAACGAATAACGAAAAGGACAGCGCATGCTAACTACTAGCCCGCGCTGTCTTTTTAAAATTCGGCTGCCTGGAATTTTATGATGGCTGTTTTAAAGTAGCGATAATAAACAATCAATCCTAAAATAGGAACAATCGCTGCGCCCAGCAGTTTGAGATCTACAATACTCAGTAAAACCATAAACAAAATGTGAGCAAATAAAAAGATCAGAAAATAACCGATAATTGTCCAAACCGATATGCTTTTCGTACCCTTTGTCGGATCACTTAAATAGTTTTTCAGCATCGAGCCGATAGAAGCAATGCCGGCAGCAAAGACGATTGAAATCAGTGAAAGTTCAAAACTGCTCATCTGGTTATTTAAATATAAATAACCTTGATAAATCCCGATTGGAATCGTAATGATAAGCAAAAGAAGCAAACTGAAGAGAAATAAACTTTTGACTATGTCCTTTGGATCAATCGGCATGATCCGTAAGCGTTTCATAAAATGGTTTTCGAGCAAGTAGCTAGTACCTAAAGCAGGAGACAAAGCTAAAAAGTAGAGTGTCAGAAAGCCTAAATTAACTTCTTTAATGATCAGCCACTGAATCCCTGTCATTAATAAAATGAAGAAAAAAGCGGCGATGAATAGTTTTTTCGATAAATGAAAGTGCATTTTAAGCAGTGCAATCATAGGACATCCCTCCTGTATTCACGAAAGTAAGTGATGCATGCGGCAATGATGAGAAGAAATAATAAAACAAAGAATACTATAATGCTCTGAAAAGTAGCCAGCGTTTCAAAGAGTGATAAAAATTGTGTAAATGCTACTGGAATAAAAACGATGGACAGGTTTACAAAGTAGCCGAATTTCACACGACGTATGAGCAGAAAAATAGTAATAATAGAAAAACTGACACCAAAGCTTAACACCAGCTGTTTGACGGAAGGTAAAACAAGCTGCCGCTCCAGCAATGTTTGAATAACGGTCGTTGCCGCGAGTGTATAAAGGTTATAGTATAGTGTGTATCGTCCTAAAAAAGAGAGATCCACAATGAAATAAGTCTTTTTGGAAACCGGAAATAAGCTTGTCATGACGAGCTCGCTTTCCCGCATATCCAAATAAGTCGCACAGAGCGCTGTAATACTGATGGACAGTATAAAGTACGCAGCCGATTCTGCACCTTCAAACAGCAAGGGAAGGCCGAAAAAAGAAGCGGCAACAGGTATAAACAAAATCCAGGAAGCCAATTTCTGTTCGTAATAATGAAGGAACATTTTTCTCATTATTTCCGCCCCTTTACGAAGAACAGCATCAGATCATCAATCGTCGGTTTATGCAGTTCAATAACTGGATTTACAAACTCCCGCATGACCAAGTATTCGATGCCAAATACATAATCCCGTTTACCGATAATCGCATGATCCGGTATAACTTTCGATTCTTCAAGGGATCCTTTCCAAATTCCGTAACCGTAAAGCAAATCGTCTTTATTTTCACTGAACAGAATTTCGCCGTCATGGATAAATGTAATCGTATCCGCGATTTTCTCTAAATCCGTTGTAATATGCGAAGAAAAGAGAATGGCATGATCTTCCTGTTCCATGAAGTTTTGAAGCATACCGAGCACTTCATCGCGCACGATCGGGTCAAGACCGCTCGTTGGTTCATCAAGCAGCAAAAGTTTCGGCCGGTGCCCCAATGCAAGTGAAAGAGCGAGCTTCATTTTCGTTCCTTTGGACATCGTTTTGATTTTGTCGTACTTCGGCACATCCAGCTGCTCCAGCAACTCATCAAAATAAGGACGGTCCCAAGTAGGATACACATTTCCGTACAGCACATCGAGCTCCTTTGGGGTGAAGCTTTCCGGTATATGCAGTTCATCAAATACAACCCCGATTTGCCCCTTCAGCTCCACTTCATGTTCGATATGATCTTTCCCAAATAAAAGAATTTCGCCGTCAACTTTTTTCAGCAAATTTAAAATCAGTTTGATCGTCGTTGATTTCCCGGCACCGTTTTGTCCGATAAAGCCGGCAATTGTCCCGCTCTCAACGGTGAACGAAATATTATTTAAACGGAACTTTTTGAATTGCTTCGAAACATTTTTAACTTCAATTGCGTTCATCATCATTCCTCCAATAGTAAATCGAGTAAGTCATGCAGTTCCGCTTTCGGCATATTTGCCGTTTTGGCGATGAATACCGCTTTCGTGAAATGTACTTCAATTTGGCGGATCAGCTCTTCACGCAGGAAATCCTGATTGCGCTCCGATACATAGCTGCCTTTACCGGCGATTGTGACGATAAAGCCATCCCGTTCCAAATCGGCATACGCCCGCTTTGTTGTCATGACACTGATTTTCAATTCTTTCGCCAACGCCCTTATAGAAGGCAGGGCATCACCTGTCAGCAGCTTGCCTGTCAAAATGGCCTGTTTTAACTGGTCGGTAATTTGTTCATAAATAGGCTTTTCACTGTTATTGCTCAATTTGATAATCAATTGTTTCACCTCACATGATCAAACTGTATATACACAGTATACACAGATGTGGCAGATTTTGTCTATCGAAAATTCTGCAAAATTAATTTTTGTTGGAATGGTTTATAATTAAGAGTAATTTCTACCTTTATTAATGCGAACAATGGCTATGTGACCCGCTGCCTGCGAATAGGTCCTTTAAACTTAAATGATGAACCATTTCACTTCTGCCAAAGTTGATGCATATAGTAATGTAGGCTCTTACAAGAGGAGGGATGCAATGCTTTTATCAGAGCTCGCTGAAAAAGAACTGATCGAAATGGAAAACGGTGTTCGATATGGATTTTTAGCTGAGACGGAATGTATTTTTGATGCCAAAACAGGGAAGATTGCCGGATTTGAAATGCCGGCGCAAATGGTGAAAATGCCGTTCCAAAAGAAAAAGACCGGGATGGTAAAATATATTCCTTGGAGTGAAATTATTTTAATCGGGGAAGACCGGGTATTATTTCAAAAAACAACATCGACATTGAAGCATGCCAATGATGACTGAACGCTGGCTTGTGATCGGTACAGATGAGCGGATGAAGTTTTTGGCGAAGCAATTATCGACAAATGATCGCACGGTGTACTACAAAAACACGACTGTTTGGGATGAAGCGCTGAACAAAGTGGCGCTGGAGCTGCACCCTACAGAAATTGTGTTGCCGATCCACCCTTTATCGATCCAAGTGGAGGAGCTTCTAGGTATTCGTCAGGCACGATTCTTTGCGGGGAAATTGACTGATCAGTGGAAACAGATTCTTGAAAACAAGCGCCTGCATTATTATCTGGAAGATGAAACATTCATCTGGAAAAATGCCGCGCTTACTGCAGAAGGCTTTTTAGCACATTTGTATAAAGAAAAAGTAAATGTGCAGTATAAAACAATTATGATTACAGGGTTTGGACGTGTAGCAAAAATGCTTGCCCTGTTTTTAACACGTCTCAATGCAAAGGTCATCATCGCCGTACGTTCGGAAACGCAAAAAGCCGAGGCCCTTGCATATGGTTATCAAGGTATTGAATTGAACGAGAAGAATAGTATGGAAGCGGATTTTCTGATCAATACAATTCCGACAAAATGGCTGACGAAGGATTTTGAAGGCTGGATGATCCGTCCGATTTATGATGTCGCATCAAGCCCGGGATGTTTGAACGACATCAAATTATCTCAGTATGAGCTGCTACCTGCATTACCTGGGAAATACTTTCCGCAAGCTGCAGCAAACCTATTATACGAAACGATACTAGAATTACGAAAGGAGGAAGCAAATGCTTGAGGGAAAACGCATTGGTTTAGGAATTACCGCATCACATTGTACGTACGAAGATGTCGTACCGAAAATAACCCAATTTCGTGAAGCCGGTGCAACCGTTGTACCGATTATAACGCCTTCTGTATTACATGCTGCTACACGATTTGGAACTGGTGAAGAATGGATTGCAAAAATCGAAGCCCTCGCAGGAGAAAAGGTTGTCAGCTCCATTGCGGAAGCGGAGCCGTTTGGACCGAGTAATCCGCTGGACTGTATGGTCATCGCGCCGATGACAGGGAACTCCATCAGTAAATTTGCGAATGCGGCAACAGACAGTGCCGTACTGATGGCAGCAAAGGCGACACTTCGAAACGGGTCACCAGTCGTACTTGGGATTTCAACGAATGATGCACTTGGATTAAACGGAATGAATTTAATGAAATTAATGAATGCGAAAAACATTTTCTTCATTCCGTTCGGTCAGGATGATCCAATTAAAAAACCGACGTCGCTCATAGCGGATTTCACAAAAATGCTCGATACTGTAGCATATACGCTCGCTCATAAAAAACAGATTCAGCCGATATTTATACAATATTTTAAATAATCAAATTATCTTACACAATTCAAATAATATATGATACAATATCCAACATTATATACATACCGATATTTTTAGGAGAGATGAGACATGACAAAGAAATTGAATGTTGCCGTAGTTGGGGCAACAGGAGCTGTAGGTTCAAAAATGATGGAGAAGCTGATTGAGCGCAAATTTCCAATTGCATCGATCAAGTTTTTAGCTTCTGCTCGTTCAGCAGGAAAACAAATCCAATTTAATGGTGAAAACTATACGATAGAAGAAGCGAAACCGGAAAGCTTTGAAGGTATCGATCTGGCGTTATTTTCAGCAGGCGGCTCTGTATCAGAAGCACTGGCACCTGAAGCAGCAAAGCGTGGAGCGATTGTTATTGATAACACAAGTCATTTCCGTATGGATCCAGAGGTACCGCTTGTTGTACCGGAAGTAAATCGCCATGCACTAAAAACAATTCCAAAAGGGATTATCGCAAATCCAAACTGTTCGACAATTCAAATGGTTGCAGCATTACAGCCAATCCGTGAAAAGTTCGGTCTAACAAAAGTTGTCGTATCAACATATCAAGCGGTATCCGGTTCTGGTGTGGCAGCAATTGAAGAACTGCGTGAGCAAAGTGCACAGTGGGATGCAGGGAAAAACGTTGAAGCGAAAGTGTTACCGGTAAAATCAGATAAAAAACATTATCCGATCGCACGTAATGTCATTCCGCAAATCGATAAATTTACGGACAATGGCTTTACATATGAAGAAATGAAAATGATCAACGAAACGAAGAAAATTATGGGTGCACCCGAGCTGAAAGTCGCTGCAACATGTGTACGTGTTCCAGTCGTTTCAGGCCACTCAGAATCGGTTTATATTGAACTGGAGCAAGAAGCAACAGTACAGCAGATTTTTGACGCTTTAAAGGATGCACCAGGTATCGTTCTGCAAGATGACATTCGCGAACAGCTTTACCCGATGCCGATTTTTGCGGAAAACGAAGAACCGACATATGTTGGACGTATTCGCCAAGATTTAGACAACAAAAAAGGATTCCACTTATGGATTGTGTCAGATAATTTATTAAAAGGGGCTGCACTCAACTCTATTCAAATTGCAGAAGCTATGCTAGAGGATCACTTACTATAAGGGGAGGATTATCAGTTATGGATTTCGGACGTATTGGTACAGCGATGATTACGCCGTTTAAAAAAGACGGTACGATTAATTATCCTGAGTTAGAACGTATCATTAATCATTTAATTGAAAATGGTACGGATTCAATTATTGCTTGTGGAACAACTTCGGAAAACCCGACAATGTCAACTGAGGAAAAAATCGAGGTCGTGCGTTTTACAGTAGAAAAAGTGGCAGGACGCATACCTGTTATTGCCGGTACAGGGGATAACGAAACAGCTTACTCGATTATGATGACTCATAAAGCCGAAGAAAATGGGGCAAACGGGATCATGCTCGTAACGCCATATTACAATAAGCCAAATCAGCGCGGCATGTATGCCCACTTTAGTACGATTGCAAAAGAAACGAAACTTCCAGTCATGCTGTATAATGTCCCGGGCCGTACAGGTGCCAATATTTTAGCGGAAACAACGATTGCAATCAGCAAAGATGTACCGAATATTACATGCATTAAAGAAGCAAGCGGTAACCTGGATCAGATGGGTGACATTATCGAAAACGTCGATCCGGATTTCCATGTGTACTCAGGGGATGACGGGTTAACATTGCCACTGCTTGCAATCGGCGGACGCGGTATTATTTCTGTCGCTTCACATGTAGTAGGGAAAGATATGCAGCAAATGGTTCGTGCATTTGAAGAAGGCCGTCATCAGGAAGCGGCACAAATCCACCGCGCATTACTGCCGCTCGTTCGTGCGTTATTTGCACAGCCGAACCCGTCGCCAATTAAATACGCGATGACAAAATTAGGCTTCGATACGCTTGATGTACGGATGCCGATGATGGAAATGCTACCGGAAGAAAAGGCAGCATTTGATGAAATTTGGGATACGTATCAGGAAAAAGCAAAAAGTTTCCGCACATTACAAGTGAATTAACACATAAACAGTCACACCTTCCGATGAGAAGCGGGTGACTGTTTTTTTATTTTTAGTCAGTTTGAGGAATATAGCGGATGAAGTGAGGGTTAATGGTCAGCAACTGAGGATTATCCAAAAAAAACGAGGATTAAAGTTTCGACATTCTGTAAAACGGTTGCGATTTTAATTTGCCCGGCGCTACGTGAAAAAAGAAAATCACTTTTTTATTTGTACTAACGTCATTCTCACCGTATAATGAACTTTAAGTGGTTGCTGTTCGGAACAATTTAGGAGGAAATAAAGTGACAAAATCAAAAAATGAACTTATCCGTGTCATTCCATTAGGTGGAGTTGGCGAAATCGGAAAATCAATGTATGTAATAGAAATCGATGAAGAGCTTTTCGTAGTAGACAGTGGGCTCATGTTCCCAGAGACCGAAATGCTTGGAATTGATATCGTCATTCCAGATATCACGTATTTAGAGGAAAATAAAGAGCGCGTAAAAGGTATTTTCCTGACTCATGGACATGAAGATGCAATTGGATCGATTGCGTATGTATTAAAGAAAATTAAAGCACCGGTATATGGTTCAAAGTTAACGATCGCTTTGGCGAAGGAGCATTTGAAAGAATTACCTGCACCTTACCAAGTGAAGTTTTTTGAAGTATCGAGCAATAGTCGCATGAACTTCAATTCTACGTATGTGACATTCTTCCATACAACACATAGTATTCCAGATTCATTAGGAATCGTT
This genomic window contains:
- the rpsO gene encoding 30S ribosomal protein S15, which translates into the protein MAITQQRKNEIIAEYRVHETDTGSPEVQVAVLTAEINALNAHLSTHKKDFHSQRGLLKMVGKRRHLLKYLRENDVARYRELITKLGLRR
- the pnp gene encoding polyribonucleotide nucleotidyltransferase, which gives rise to MNEKKVFSYEWAGRPLVVEVGQLAKQANGAAMIRYGETAVLATATMSKQPKALDFFPLTVNFEERLYAAGKIPGGFIKREGRPSEAAVLTSRLIDRPIRPMFPDGFRNEVQSILMVMSNDSNCPADVAAMFGSSLSLAISDIPFDGPIAGVHVGYIDGEFVVNPTVEQSAKSTVHLTVAGNKDAINMVEAGALEVTEDIMLEAIMFGHEEIKKLIAFQEQIIAEVGKEKLEVTLYELDADLTAAIKAECEADMNTAIQTVDKQLRQENITAVKTRVIESYEAKEADDETMKQVNAILDKMVKDEVRRLITEDKVRPDGRKQDEIRALSSEVDLLPRAHGSALFTRGQTQALSICTLGALGDVQIIDGLGIEESKRWMHHYNFPQFSVGETGRYGSPGRREIGHGALGERAILAVMPTEEEFPYAIRCVSEVLESNGSTSQASICASTMALMAAGVPIKAPVAGIAMGLVKKGEHYTVLSDIQGMEDHLGDMDFKVAGTAKGVTALQMDIKIDGLSRDILEEALTQAKIGRMHILEHMMSTISESRTSLSQYAPKIVSIKINPDKIRDVIGPGGKVINKIIDETGVKIDTEQDGTIYIASADEAMINRAKEMIESIVREAKVGEYYMATVRRIEKFGAFCEIFPGKDGLLHISEIQEERTKEVEDVLKLGDELLVKCIEIDKQGRVNLSRKVVIKEEKERAEQGK
- a CDS encoding M16 family metallopeptidase gives rise to the protein MVQVITAKNGVRIVTEQMPHVRSLSVGIWVNAGSRYETKEENGITHFIEHMLFKGTKNRTARQIAEEFDRIGGEINAFTSKEHTCYYAKVLDHRGELAIDILSDMFFNSLFAKEEIERERQVVLEEIYMSEDDPADDVHEKLWSVMFPEDALGRPILGTPETLATFDEEMIRGYMAKHYGPQNVVISIAGNIEEHLLEKVEALFGNYEASEESIVSKPSYPVFTPGEVEKLRDTEQAHIAISFPAIAVKDPKMYSFIALNNIIGGNMSSRLFQEIREERGLAYSVFSYQSSYEDVGTFTIYASASKQNLDALKQQIDQTLFDLVAGGVTETELDNAKEQLKGGFVLGLEGTEDFMNRNGVNELIHQSHRSVDEVLAKIDAISMETIDELITQILLSEPAIAIIGPENE
- a CDS encoding ATPase; amino-acid sequence: MRKMFLHYYEQKLASWILFIPVAASFFGLPLLFEGAESAAYFILSISITALCATYLDMRESELVMTSLFPVSKKTYFIVDLSFLGRYTLYYNLYTLAATTVIQTLLERQLVLPSVKQLVLSFGVSFSIITIFLLIRRVKFGYFVNLSIVFIPVAFTQFLSLFETLATFQSIIVFFVLLFLLIIAACITYFREYRRDVL
- a CDS encoding ABC transporter ATP-binding protein yields the protein MNAIEVKNVSKQFKKFRLNNISFTVESGTIAGFIGQNGAGKSTTIKLILNLLKKVDGEILLFGKDHIEHEVELKGQIGVVFDELHIPESFTPKELDVLYGNVYPTWDRPYFDELLEQLDVPKYDKIKTMSKGTKMKLALSLALGHRPKLLLLDEPTSGLDPIVRDEVLGMLQNFMEQEDHAILFSSHITTDLEKIADTITFIHDGEILFSENKDDLLYGYGIWKGSLEESKVIPDHAIIGKRDYVFGIEYLVMREFVNPVIELHKPTIDDLMLFFVKGRK
- a CDS encoding GntR family transcriptional regulator, translating into MIIKLSNNSEKPIYEQITDQLKQAILTGKLLTGDALPSIRALAKELKISVMTTKRAYADLERDGFIVTIAGKGSYVSERNQDFLREELIRQIEVHFTKAVFIAKTANMPKAELHDLLDLLLEE
- a CDS encoding YlmC/YmxH family sporulation protein, with the translated sequence MLLSELAEKELIEMENGVRYGFLAETECIFDAKTGKIAGFEMPAQMVKMPFQKKKTGMVKYIPWSEIILIGEDRVLFQKTTSTLKHANDD
- a CDS encoding NAD(P)-dependent oxidoreductase; this encodes MMTERWLVIGTDERMKFLAKQLSTNDRTVYYKNTTVWDEALNKVALELHPTEIVLPIHPLSIQVEELLGIRQARFFAGKLTDQWKQILENKRLHYYLEDETFIWKNAALTAEGFLAHLYKEKVNVQYKTIMITGFGRVAKMLALFLTRLNAKVIIAVRSETQKAEALAYGYQGIELNEKNSMEADFLINTIPTKWLTKDFEGWMIRPIYDVASSPGCLNDIKLSQYELLPALPGKYFPQAAANLLYETILELRKEEANA
- a CDS encoding dipicolinate synthase subunit B, which translates into the protein MLEGKRIGLGITASHCTYEDVVPKITQFREAGATVVPIITPSVLHAATRFGTGEEWIAKIEALAGEKVVSSIAEAEPFGPSNPLDCMVIAPMTGNSISKFANAATDSAVLMAAKATLRNGSPVVLGISTNDALGLNGMNLMKLMNAKNIFFIPFGQDDPIKKPTSLIADFTKMLDTVAYTLAHKKQIQPIFIQYFK
- a CDS encoding aspartate-semialdehyde dehydrogenase; this translates as MTKKLNVAVVGATGAVGSKMMEKLIERKFPIASIKFLASARSAGKQIQFNGENYTIEEAKPESFEGIDLALFSAGGSVSEALAPEAAKRGAIVIDNTSHFRMDPEVPLVVPEVNRHALKTIPKGIIANPNCSTIQMVAALQPIREKFGLTKVVVSTYQAVSGSGVAAIEELREQSAQWDAGKNVEAKVLPVKSDKKHYPIARNVIPQIDKFTDNGFTYEEMKMINETKKIMGAPELKVAATCVRVPVVSGHSESVYIELEQEATVQQIFDALKDAPGIVLQDDIREQLYPMPIFAENEEPTYVGRIRQDLDNKKGFHLWIVSDNLLKGAALNSIQIAEAMLEDHLL
- the dapA gene encoding 4-hydroxy-tetrahydrodipicolinate synthase: MDFGRIGTAMITPFKKDGTINYPELERIINHLIENGTDSIIACGTTSENPTMSTEEKIEVVRFTVEKVAGRIPVIAGTGDNETAYSIMMTHKAEENGANGIMLVTPYYNKPNQRGMYAHFSTIAKETKLPVMLYNVPGRTGANILAETTIAISKDVPNITCIKEASGNLDQMGDIIENVDPDFHVYSGDDGLTLPLLAIGGRGIISVASHVVGKDMQQMVRAFEEGRHQEAAQIHRALLPLVRALFAQPNPSPIKYAMTKLGFDTLDVRMPMMEMLPEEKAAFDEIWDTYQEKAKSFRTLQVN